A window from Candidatus Neomarinimicrobiota bacterium encodes these proteins:
- the metK gene encoding methionine adenosyltransferase, with translation MSSYLFTSESVTEGHPDKIADQVSDTVLDAVLEKDSNGRVACETYVTTGMVLVGGEITTDSYIDIQELVRGTLKRIGYTDSSMGIGYKNCAVLNVIGEQSPDIAMGVDADEEKAQGAGDQGMMFGYAVNETDSLMPMPIQLAHRLTERLSTVRREGDLPYLRPDGKSQVTLRYDEETQQPVAVETVVISTQHEEEVSLKELREDVKEKIIYPVLPDDIGGKDDLTVHINPTGRFVIGGPKGDAGLTGRKIMVDTYGGSASHGGGAFSGKDPSKVDRSAAYAGRYIAKNIVAAGLADRCSVEIAYAIGVAEPVSILVDTHGTGRVGNEILTESIRELFPLTPAEIIDHFDLQRPIYRETAAYGHFGRAGFPWEQTDKTAELKTLLKSEQMEAA, from the coding sequence ATGAGTTCTTATCTGTTTACATCGGAATCGGTAACGGAGGGGCATCCCGACAAAATTGCCGATCAGGTTTCTGACACAGTGTTGGATGCTGTGCTGGAGAAAGATTCAAACGGCCGGGTGGCATGCGAGACGTATGTGACCACCGGTATGGTGCTAGTCGGCGGGGAAATAACCACCGATTCGTATATCGATATTCAGGAATTAGTGCGCGGTACGCTGAAGCGGATTGGGTACACCGATTCCTCTATGGGGATCGGATACAAAAACTGTGCGGTGCTGAACGTTATCGGCGAACAGTCCCCGGATATCGCCATGGGCGTGGATGCCGACGAAGAAAAGGCACAGGGCGCCGGCGACCAGGGAATGATGTTCGGCTACGCCGTGAATGAGACGGACTCACTCATGCCTATGCCTATTCAACTGGCGCACCGGCTGACCGAACGGCTGAGTACTGTTCGCAGAGAAGGCGACCTTCCATACCTGCGACCGGACGGGAAATCCCAGGTGACACTGCGATACGATGAAGAGACGCAACAACCGGTTGCGGTAGAGACGGTGGTTATTTCCACGCAACATGAGGAAGAGGTGTCGCTAAAGGAATTGCGTGAAGATGTGAAGGAAAAAATTATATATCCTGTCCTTCCGGACGATATCGGCGGAAAGGACGACCTGACGGTCCACATCAATCCTACCGGGAGGTTTGTAATCGGCGGTCCGAAGGGTGATGCCGGTTTAACCGGGCGCAAAATCATGGTGGACACCTACGGTGGATCGGCGAGTCATGGTGGCGGAGCCTTCTCCGGGAAAGATCCATCCAAGGTGGATCGCTCTGCGGCATACGCCGGCCGGTATATCGCCAAAAATATTGTGGCAGCAGGCTTGGCCGACCGGTGCAGCGTCGAAATCGCATATGCAATCGGGGTAGCAGAACCGGTTTCAATACTGGTTGATACCCATGGAACGGGCCGCGTTGGGAATGAGATTCTCACGGAATCTATCCGGGAACTGTTCCCGTTGACGCCCGCAGAGATTATCGATCACTTCGATCTCCAGCGGCCAATTTATCGAGAGACAGCAGCGTACGGTCACTTCGGACGCGCTGGTTTTCCCTGGGAACAAACGGATAAGACTGCGGAACTGAAAACATTACTTAAATCTGAACAGATGGAGGCAGCATGA
- a CDS encoding sugar kinase has product MSVLVVGSVALDTVETPKERREELLGGSATHFSVAASKFGEVQLVGVVGEDFPESGIELFQQNDIDITGLQKVAGKTFRWSGRYMDDMNQRETLSTDLNVFESFSPKIPDAYSSAKYLFLANIHPALQLDVLSQVENPKLVATDTMELWIDTAREDLQEVIEQSDMLVINDQEVQMLTGAPSLFTGSKALLDMGPEFVVAKKGEHGAMVIGEDLVFMVPGYPLADVVDPTGAGDSFAGGVMGYLAQVDDISQENLRKAVVYGSVLASYNVEDFSVEKLRHLSSGDIDERYTQFREITSF; this is encoded by the coding sequence ATGTCAGTATTAGTAGTAGGTTCTGTGGCGCTGGATACTGTGGAAACTCCCAAAGAGCGCCGGGAAGAATTGCTGGGAGGTTCGGCAACGCATTTCAGTGTGGCGGCAAGCAAGTTTGGCGAAGTGCAGTTAGTTGGCGTCGTGGGGGAGGATTTTCCGGAGTCCGGTATTGAACTGTTTCAGCAAAACGATATAGACATCACCGGGCTGCAGAAGGTGGCAGGGAAGACCTTCCGCTGGAGTGGTCGTTACATGGACGATATGAATCAACGGGAAACGCTGAGTACCGATCTCAATGTCTTCGAATCATTTTCACCCAAGATACCCGACGCCTATTCCTCTGCAAAGTATCTGTTCCTGGCCAACATCCATCCTGCCTTGCAGCTGGATGTGCTCTCACAGGTTGAAAATCCCAAGCTCGTTGCGACGGATACAATGGAACTTTGGATTGACACTGCCAGAGAGGATCTGCAAGAGGTCATCGAACAGTCAGATATGCTGGTAATAAACGACCAGGAAGTACAGATGTTGACTGGTGCACCCAGCCTGTTTACCGGTAGTAAAGCATTGCTGGACATGGGCCCGGAATTTGTGGTGGCCAAAAAAGGGGAGCACGGCGCGATGGTGATCGGTGAGGATCTGGTCTTTATGGTACCCGGCTATCCACTGGCAGATGTTGTCGATCCTACCGGGGCCGGAGATTCCTTTGCCGGGGGTGTGATGGGATATCTGGCACAAGTTGATGACATTTCACAGGAAAATTTACGCAAAGCAGTGGTGTACGGCTCGGTCCTGGCCAGCTATAATGTAGAGGATTTCAGCGTGGAAAAACTTCGGCACCTCTCCAGCGGTGACATCGATGAGAGATATACGCAATTCCGAGAGATTACCTCATTTTAG
- a CDS encoding response regulator, which translates to MGLQVLIVDDNKNICTLLEDILSLDNHTSAVANDGKAAKAALENGKYDVVFCDLTLPDISGWDIVQHIKDNTPETEVVIISGMGDSIDQEKLSEHNIDNVIHKPFQITDVQSVLADLQ; encoded by the coding sequence ATGGGACTGCAGGTACTGATCGTAGATGATAACAAAAATATATGTACATTACTAGAAGATATCTTATCGCTTGACAATCATACAAGTGCGGTTGCTAACGATGGAAAAGCCGCCAAAGCAGCACTTGAAAACGGAAAATATGATGTAGTGTTTTGCGACCTAACCCTCCCGGATATTTCCGGATGGGACATTGTGCAGCACATCAAAGACAATACTCCGGAAACGGAAGTCGTAATCATTTCTGGCATGGGTGATTCCATTGACCAGGAAAAATTATCCGAACACAATATCGACAATGTCATCCATAAACCGTTCCAAATTACTGACGTCCAATCAGTCCTCGCGGATTTACAATAA
- the groES gene encoding co-chaperone GroES gives MNIKPLADRVVVKPSEAEEKTEGGIIVPDSAKEKPQKGEVVAVGPGKKSDAGESIPLEVSEGDNVLYGKYSGTEITLDGAEYMIMRESDILAII, from the coding sequence ATGAATATTAAACCATTAGCAGATCGGGTGGTTGTAAAACCGTCCGAAGCCGAAGAAAAGACAGAAGGTGGCATCATTGTGCCGGATTCGGCGAAAGAAAAGCCGCAAAAGGGAGAAGTTGTTGCTGTCGGACCGGGGAAAAAATCGGACGCCGGTGAAAGTATCCCGCTGGAGGTCAGCGAGGGCGACAATGTTTTGTATGGAAAATATTCCGGGACAGAAATCACGTTGGATGGCGCGGAATATATGATTATGCGTGAAAGCGATATTCTGGCAATTATTTAA
- the metE gene encoding 5-methyltetrahydropteroyltriglutamate--homocysteine S-methyltransferase: MAIASNLGYPRIGANRELKRALEGYWRGNTSGADLRKVASDLRTQHWQMQQMAGIDHIPSNDQSLYDHVLDTVAMVGAVPDRYDWDDGTVDLDTYFAMARGVQDEDKDVSAMEMTKWFDTNYHYIVPEFKRNQNFQLSSTKVVKEYLEAKDLGIETRPVILGPVSFLLLGKTQNKEFNQLELLDDLLPVYTYILNRLEEKGAEWVQIDEPCLVTDLNEEALKSFHKSYTALDAATTDLNILLATYFGSMEENMETAFALPVDAVHLDLTRGLNQLEKALTRIPDPMSLSLGLIDGRNVWKADLSEQLDIAKNAVERLGKERIMIGPSSSLLYVPVDLEQETALDEELASWLAFAKQKLQEIDVLATAINDGEQAVEEALETNRQAIISRNQSDRIHRPTVKERVESVTPEMYQRNSEFAERRKQQREHLNLPDLPTTSIGSLPQTKDVRKMRAAFKRDEISKEEYESFLKEQIKEAIRFQEGIGMDVLVHGEFERSDMVEFFGEQMEGVAITSNSWVQSYGSRCVRPPIIYGDISRPEPMTVKWSEYAQSLTEKPVKGMVTGPVTILQWSFVRNDQPRWKTCNQIALAIRDEVNDLENAGIEIIQIDEPALREGLPLRQSDWEKYLDWSVDAFKLASSGVKDTTQIHTHMCYSEFNDIMEAIARMDADVLSVESSRSRMELLDVFKDFDYPNEIGPGVYDIHSPRIPETEEVSELIRKGLNVLSKDQIWINPDCGLKTRNWDEIKPSLEHLVEAADTVREELQNGEGP, encoded by the coding sequence ATGGCAATAGCATCGAATCTTGGGTATCCGAGAATCGGAGCGAACCGCGAACTCAAACGGGCGCTCGAGGGATACTGGCGGGGGAATACAAGCGGCGCAGATCTTCGAAAAGTCGCTTCCGACCTGCGGACACAACACTGGCAAATGCAACAAATGGCCGGAATCGACCATATTCCATCAAATGATCAATCGCTATACGATCACGTGCTGGATACCGTTGCCATGGTCGGAGCCGTGCCGGACCGCTACGACTGGGATGACGGGACTGTCGACCTCGATACCTACTTTGCGATGGCGCGCGGTGTTCAGGACGAAGATAAAGACGTTTCAGCCATGGAAATGACCAAGTGGTTTGATACGAATTATCATTATATCGTGCCGGAGTTTAAACGGAATCAAAATTTTCAACTGTCCTCCACAAAGGTTGTGAAGGAATACCTGGAGGCGAAAGATTTAGGCATAGAAACCCGTCCGGTTATCTTGGGCCCGGTGTCCTTTTTGTTGCTCGGCAAAACTCAAAATAAAGAATTTAATCAGCTGGAGTTGCTGGACGATTTACTTCCCGTCTACACGTATATCCTGAACCGTCTGGAAGAGAAGGGTGCGGAATGGGTGCAAATTGACGAACCTTGCCTGGTGACAGACCTCAATGAGGAGGCACTAAAATCATTTCATAAGTCCTATACAGCCCTCGACGCCGCTACGACCGATTTGAATATTCTGCTGGCCACCTATTTTGGCTCCATGGAAGAAAATATGGAGACGGCATTCGCATTGCCGGTTGATGCGGTGCATCTGGATCTTACCAGGGGACTGAACCAGCTGGAGAAGGCTCTTACCCGGATTCCGGATCCGATGAGTCTTTCTCTGGGATTAATTGATGGCCGTAATGTCTGGAAGGCGGACCTCAGTGAGCAACTTGATATCGCGAAAAATGCGGTTGAGCGGCTTGGAAAAGAGCGAATCATGATTGGGCCGTCCAGTTCGCTGTTGTACGTACCGGTTGACCTGGAGCAGGAGACGGCCCTGGACGAGGAACTGGCGTCCTGGTTGGCCTTCGCCAAACAAAAACTGCAGGAAATTGACGTGCTCGCTACAGCGATTAACGACGGCGAGCAGGCAGTAGAGGAAGCCCTGGAAACCAACAGGCAGGCGATTATCAGCCGGAATCAATCCGACCGGATCCATCGGCCTACTGTCAAGGAACGGGTGGAGTCGGTGACACCGGAGATGTACCAGAGAAACAGTGAATTTGCCGAACGCCGGAAACAGCAGCGGGAGCATCTGAATCTTCCGGATTTACCTACCACGAGTATCGGGTCCCTGCCGCAGACCAAAGACGTGCGGAAAATGCGAGCTGCGTTCAAGCGCGATGAAATCAGCAAGGAAGAATACGAATCATTTCTGAAAGAACAGATCAAAGAGGCCATCCGGTTCCAGGAAGGCATCGGCATGGACGTACTCGTCCATGGCGAATTTGAGCGATCTGACATGGTGGAATTTTTTGGGGAACAGATGGAAGGCGTGGCGATCACCAGTAACAGCTGGGTGCAGAGTTATGGTTCCCGGTGCGTGCGTCCTCCGATAATCTACGGAGATATCTCCCGCCCTGAACCTATGACCGTCAAGTGGTCCGAATATGCGCAATCATTGACTGAAAAGCCGGTAAAGGGGATGGTCACCGGACCGGTAACGATCCTCCAGTGGAGCTTTGTCCGGAACGATCAGCCCCGGTGGAAAACCTGTAACCAGATTGCGCTGGCAATTCGGGATGAGGTAAACGATCTGGAGAATGCAGGGATCGAGATAATTCAGATTGATGAGCCGGCACTCAGGGAAGGATTACCGCTCCGGCAGAGCGACTGGGAAAAATATCTGGACTGGAGCGTGGATGCCTTTAAACTGGCCAGCTCCGGCGTAAAGGATACTACCCAGATCCATACGCATATGTGCTATTCGGAGTTCAACGATATTATGGAGGCCATCGCCCGGATGGATGCGGACGTGCTGTCTGTGGAGTCCTCGCGTTCCCGCATGGAACTCCTGGACGTCTTCAAGGATTTCGATTATCCCAATGAAATCGGTCCCGGCGTCTACGACATCCATTCACCGAGAATCCCGGAGACCGAAGAAGTCTCTGAACTAATTCGAAAAGGGCTAAACGTGCTTTCCAAAGACCAGATATGGATCAATCCGGACTGTGGTCTGAAAACCCGGAACTGGGACGAGATAAAGCCATCGCTGGAACATCTGGTCGAGGCAGCGGACACCGTACGGGAAGAGTTGCAAAATGGTGAAGGCCCTTAA
- the groL gene encoding chaperonin GroEL (60 kDa chaperone family; promotes refolding of misfolded polypeptides especially under stressful conditions; forms two stacked rings of heptamers to form a barrel-shaped 14mer; ends can be capped by GroES; misfolded proteins enter the barrel where they are refolded when GroES binds) gives MGKVIKYDAQARDALKKGVDKLANAVKVTLGPKGRNVILEKSFGAPTVTKDGVTVAKEIELKEHLPNMGAQMVKEVASKTSDVAGDGTTTATVLAQAIYRHGLKNVTAGSNSMEIKRGIDAATKKVVEYIQGMSKELPGKDEIAQVGSISANNDPEIGNLIADAMEKVGKDGVITVEEAKTLETSLEVVEGMQFDRGYLSPYFVTNSDSMEAALDDAYILIHDKKISAMKDLLPILEKVSQMSKPLLIIAEDIEGEALATLVVNKLRGTLKVAAVKAPGFGDRRKQMLEDIATLTGGTVISEERGFKLENANVDYLGQAKRVTITKDDTTIVEGAGKKEDIKARISQIKTQIENSTSDYDAEKLQERLAKLSGGVAVLNVGAATEVEMKEKKARVEDALHATRAAVEEGIIPGGGVTFLRAVKALDGFELRGDQNIGVDILRRVLEEPIRQIASNAGHEASIVVQKIREADSDNYGFDAYEEEYTDLVKAGVIDPTKVARIALENASSVAGLLLTTECVVGDDDEDDDDDGGGGGMPGGGGMPGGMGGMGGMY, from the coding sequence ATGGGTAAAGTAATTAAATATGACGCTCAGGCGCGGGATGCGCTAAAGAAGGGCGTCGACAAGCTGGCGAACGCCGTAAAGGTGACGCTAGGCCCCAAGGGCCGGAACGTCATTCTGGAAAAATCTTTTGGTGCACCCACGGTAACCAAAGATGGCGTCACTGTCGCCAAAGAGATTGAACTGAAGGAGCATCTCCCGAACATGGGTGCTCAGATGGTGAAGGAAGTCGCATCCAAAACATCGGATGTGGCCGGTGACGGGACCACAACGGCCACTGTGTTGGCGCAGGCTATTTACCGCCACGGACTGAAAAACGTGACGGCCGGCTCCAATTCTATGGAGATCAAGCGCGGCATCGATGCGGCCACGAAAAAGGTTGTTGAGTACATCCAGGGCATGAGTAAAGAGCTGCCCGGCAAAGATGAGATCGCTCAGGTCGGTTCCATCTCCGCTAATAACGATCCGGAGATCGGTAATCTGATTGCCGACGCCATGGAGAAGGTTGGCAAAGATGGCGTTATCACGGTGGAAGAAGCCAAAACGCTGGAAACCAGCCTGGAAGTCGTGGAAGGTATGCAGTTCGATCGCGGTTACCTCTCTCCGTACTTCGTAACCAATTCCGATTCTATGGAAGCGGCACTGGATGATGCTTACATCCTGATCCACGACAAAAAGATCAGCGCAATGAAGGATCTGCTGCCGATTCTGGAGAAGGTCTCCCAGATGAGCAAACCGCTCCTGATCATTGCTGAAGATATCGAGGGCGAAGCGCTGGCGACACTGGTCGTCAACAAACTGCGTGGTACATTGAAGGTCGCCGCAGTGAAAGCACCTGGATTCGGCGATCGCCGGAAACAGATGCTGGAAGATATTGCGACACTCACCGGCGGTACCGTGATTTCTGAAGAACGCGGTTTCAAGCTGGAAAACGCGAATGTCGATTATCTCGGACAGGCCAAACGTGTCACCATCACCAAAGACGATACGACAATTGTGGAAGGCGCCGGGAAAAAGGAAGACATCAAAGCCCGGATTAGCCAGATTAAGACCCAGATCGAAAACTCTACATCCGATTACGATGCAGAGAAGTTGCAGGAACGTCTGGCGAAACTCTCAGGCGGTGTCGCGGTGCTGAATGTTGGTGCAGCCACTGAAGTGGAAATGAAAGAGAAAAAAGCCCGTGTGGAAGATGCATTGCACGCCACCCGCGCCGCGGTGGAAGAAGGCATTATCCCCGGTGGAGGTGTAACTTTTCTGCGTGCTGTGAAGGCACTGGATGGGTTTGAACTCCGCGGTGACCAGAACATTGGTGTGGATATTCTCCGCCGTGTCCTGGAAGAACCGATCCGGCAAATTGCATCGAACGCTGGACACGAAGCTTCAATTGTGGTCCAAAAAATACGCGAAGCGGACAGTGATAACTACGGATTCGATGCGTACGAAGAAGAATATACCGACTTGGTCAAGGCCGGTGTCATCGATCCGACAAAGGTTGCCAGAATCGCACTCGAAAACGCATCCAGCGTTGCAGGTCTGCTGCTGACTACCGAATGTGTTGTCGGCGACGATGATGAAGACGACGATGATGATGGTGGCGGCGGCGGAATGCCCGGCGGCGGTGGAATGCCCGGTGGCATGGGCGGCATGGGCGGCATGTACTAA
- the ahcY gene encoding adenosylhomocysteinase: protein MNYDIADSALAAEGKKRIEWADEQMPVLASIRERFEKEKPLEGMRMSACLHVTTETANLMRTLKAGGADLVLCASNPLSTQDDVAASLVEDYDIRVYAVKGEDKDTYYDHIDAAIQNDPVVTMDDGADLVSTIHSDYPEKVDNVICSMEETTTGVIRLRAMDQDEALKFPVIAVNDADTKHLFDNRYGTGQSTIDGIIRATDVLLAGKNFVVAGYGWCGRGLAKRAAGMGAHVIVTEVDPLRALEAAMDGYAVMPMDEASEVGDIFCTTTGDVNVISEQHFDRMKDGAIVANSGHFNVEINLENLEEQASSIREDVRNYVDEYVMTDGRSIFVLGDGRLINLAAAEGHPASVMDMSFAVQALTSEWAVKEENLDVKVHNIPEQIDKDVARLKLAAMDIQIDTLTDEQEEYLQSWSIGT, encoded by the coding sequence ATGAACTACGATATTGCGGATTCCGCGCTCGCAGCGGAGGGAAAAAAACGAATTGAATGGGCGGACGAGCAGATGCCGGTGTTGGCGTCAATCCGGGAGCGGTTCGAGAAGGAAAAGCCGCTGGAGGGCATGCGAATGTCGGCATGTCTGCATGTTACAACCGAGACGGCCAATCTGATGCGCACTCTGAAGGCAGGTGGCGCTGATCTAGTGCTGTGTGCGTCTAATCCGCTTTCCACGCAAGATGATGTGGCGGCTTCGCTCGTAGAAGATTATGATATCAGGGTCTATGCGGTCAAGGGAGAAGATAAGGATACCTACTACGACCATATCGATGCGGCCATTCAAAACGATCCGGTGGTGACCATGGATGACGGGGCGGATCTGGTCTCGACCATCCATTCCGATTATCCGGAGAAGGTGGATAATGTCATCTGCAGCATGGAGGAGACCACCACGGGAGTTATTCGACTCCGGGCGATGGATCAGGACGAGGCACTGAAATTCCCGGTGATCGCTGTGAATGATGCCGATACCAAGCACCTGTTTGACAACCGGTACGGTACCGGGCAGTCTACCATAGATGGGATTATCCGGGCGACGGATGTGCTGCTCGCCGGAAAGAATTTTGTGGTCGCGGGGTACGGCTGGTGCGGCCGTGGCCTGGCGAAACGCGCCGCCGGTATGGGCGCCCACGTTATTGTAACTGAGGTTGATCCGCTCCGGGCACTAGAAGCAGCTATGGACGGATACGCGGTCATGCCGATGGATGAGGCATCGGAAGTCGGCGACATATTCTGTACTACCACTGGCGACGTCAACGTGATTTCCGAACAACATTTTGACCGAATGAAAGATGGCGCTATCGTTGCGAACTCAGGTCACTTTAACGTGGAGATCAACCTTGAGAATCTGGAAGAGCAGGCTTCATCTATCCGGGAGGACGTGCGAAACTATGTGGACGAATATGTAATGACAGACGGCCGCTCCATCTTTGTGCTCGGCGACGGGCGTTTGATTAATTTAGCTGCCGCCGAAGGCCATCCGGCCAGCGTGATGGATATGAGTTTTGCCGTCCAGGCGCTGACTAGTGAGTGGGCGGTCAAGGAAGAAAACCTCGACGTGAAAGTCCATAACATCCCGGAACAGATCGATAAGGACGTGGCCCGGTTGAAACTGGCCGCCATGGACATCCAGATCGATACGCTGACCGATGAGCAGGAGGAGTATCTGCAGTCCTGGTCTATCGGAACGTAA
- a CDS encoding S8 family serine peptidase → MSITLLATLPIAGQQVTNTAELQQLSQRWEDLSETRRAEARAVARSRGWPIRKRLSTGKIIEIMRLSDSGMPVYVATQALTAATSISTDDVWPGGWIGSGLTGNSMLIGEWDAGKVLSSHIEFGGRAIQADTASSVNSHATHVAGILAAAGIDSLARGMSYEAALDVYKWDEDAGEMADAASNGLIISNHSYGQVVGWGYDYRDDDLWAWFGDTTVSEQEDFRFGFYTPQASRWDEIARNAPNYLIVKVTGNDRYQSGPENEGEPYWVYAGDDGWRKDSTTTRNPDGDYDSVLPVATAKNVLTVGSVGTVEDGYHGPEDVVMTSYSTWGPTDDGRIKPDLVADGTQVYSTDVASDTSYSYSSGTSMATPSVAGSMALIQQLYQNEHSGETPRSATMKALAIHTADEPNEVPGPDYRFGWGLLNTGSAAQVILNENSGHQIVESTLSLLESSYSTTVQSVGDAPLTATLVWTDPRGNAPEPAVDPTQSVLVNDLDLRVSDGDNAYAPYVMNPSSPSQAPTTGDNTTDNVEQVNIRNPEATQYTVTVDHKGSLAGGDQNFSLIISTGTIPTRTVAGPARRPEQISLGDNYPNPFNPETSISYQLPEKARVSLTVFDIRGTTIQTLVEETQSSGSHTVQWDGTSRSGEQVSSGVYFYRLQTGDRRLTKKMVLTR, encoded by the coding sequence GTGAGTATTACCCTGCTAGCAACTCTGCCGATCGCCGGACAACAGGTAACGAATACAGCCGAATTACAACAATTATCCCAGCGATGGGAGGATCTGTCCGAGACTCGGCGGGCAGAGGCCAGGGCTGTAGCACGATCCAGGGGCTGGCCGATCAGAAAAAGACTCTCCACCGGAAAGATCATTGAGATTATGCGACTGAGCGATTCCGGAATGCCGGTCTACGTGGCAACCCAGGCACTCACCGCAGCGACCTCGATCTCGACCGATGACGTTTGGCCTGGCGGATGGATCGGTTCGGGGCTGACGGGCAACAGTATGCTCATTGGTGAATGGGACGCCGGAAAGGTATTGTCATCGCACATCGAGTTCGGCGGGCGTGCAATCCAGGCGGATACGGCGAGTTCGGTAAATTCACACGCCACACACGTCGCCGGGATATTGGCAGCTGCCGGTATTGATTCTCTGGCACGGGGGATGAGTTACGAAGCAGCTCTCGATGTCTATAAATGGGACGAAGACGCCGGCGAAATGGCCGATGCGGCCAGCAACGGACTGATCATTTCCAATCATTCCTATGGTCAGGTGGTTGGCTGGGGGTACGATTATCGCGATGACGATCTGTGGGCCTGGTTCGGAGATACCACGGTGAGTGAACAGGAAGATTTTCGGTTCGGGTTCTACACACCGCAAGCCAGCCGGTGGGACGAGATTGCCAGGAATGCACCGAACTATCTTATCGTAAAGGTGACCGGAAACGATAGGTATCAATCCGGACCGGAGAATGAGGGAGAACCCTATTGGGTCTATGCCGGTGATGACGGGTGGCGGAAGGACTCAACCACTACCCGGAACCCGGACGGCGATTATGATTCCGTCCTTCCGGTGGCTACCGCCAAAAATGTGTTGACCGTGGGATCGGTCGGAACCGTGGAAGACGGTTATCACGGTCCGGAAGATGTGGTCATGACGTCCTATAGCACCTGGGGGCCAACTGATGATGGGAGGATCAAGCCGGACCTGGTTGCTGATGGAACTCAGGTCTATTCCACGGATGTTGCCAGTGATACGAGTTATTCTTACTCCTCCGGAACATCAATGGCAACACCGAGCGTCGCTGGATCCATGGCTCTTATACAACAGTTATACCAAAACGAACACAGCGGGGAGACACCCCGCTCGGCCACAATGAAAGCGCTGGCTATCCATACGGCGGATGAGCCGAACGAGGTGCCTGGCCCGGATTATCGTTTTGGTTGGGGGCTACTGAATACCGGAAGCGCCGCACAAGTGATATTGAATGAAAACAGCGGGCATCAAATTGTCGAAAGTACTCTTTCATTATTAGAAAGCAGCTATTCAACGACGGTACAATCCGTGGGAGATGCACCGTTAACTGCCACACTGGTCTGGACCGATCCCAGGGGAAATGCTCCCGAGCCGGCTGTTGATCCGACGCAATCCGTACTTGTGAATGATCTGGATCTTAGGGTTTCGGATGGTGATAATGCATATGCTCCATATGTTATGAATCCCTCATCGCCCTCTCAGGCACCAACCACTGGCGATAATACAACAGATAACGTGGAACAGGTTAATATCCGGAATCCCGAGGCGACTCAGTATACGGTGACCGTTGATCATAAAGGAAGTCTCGCGGGGGGAGACCAGAACTTTTCGCTCATCATCAGTACCGGCACCATCCCAACACGAACTGTTGCGGGTCCCGCCAGGAGACCGGAACAGATTTCTTTGGGAGACAATTATCCGAATCCATTCAATCCTGAAACGTCAATCAGTTATCAGTTGCCGGAAAAAGCCCGCGTGAGTCTTACCGTCTTTGATATCCGGGGGACTACAATTCAAACGCTTGTGGAGGAGACTCAATCATCCGGAAGCCATACTGTCCAGTGGGATGGTACTAGTCGCAGCGGTGAGCAGGTGTCTAGCGGAGTTTACTTTTACCGCCTTCAAACCGGTGATCGCCGGTTAACGAAAAAAATGGTACTAACCAGATAA